The following coding sequences lie in one Polyodon spathula isolate WHYD16114869_AA chromosome 15, ASM1765450v1, whole genome shotgun sequence genomic window:
- the LOC121328025 gene encoding ras-related protein Rap-2a-like, translating to MREYKVVVLGSGGVGKSALTVQFVTGTFIEKYDPTIEDFYRKEIEVDSSPSVLEILDTAGTEQFASMRDLYIKNGQGFILVYSLVNQQSFQDIKPMRDQIIRVKRYEKVPVILVGNKVDLESEREVSSGEGQSLAEEWGCPFMETSAKSKTMVDEVFAEIVRQMDYASQPDKDDPCCSCNIQ from the exons ATGCGCGAGTATAAAGTGGTGGTGCTGGGGAGCGGCGGGGTCGGGAAATCCGCTTTGACTGTGCAGTTCGTGACTGGGACCTTTATCGAGAAATACGACCCGACCATCGAGGATTTCTACCGCAAGGAAATCGAGGTCGATTCGTCGCCTTCTGTCTTGGAGATTCTAGACACAGCTGGCACAGAGCAGTTCGCCTCCATGAGGGACCTCTACATCAAAAACGGACAGGGCTTCATCCTGGTCTACAGTCTGGTCAACCAGCAGAGTTTCCAAGATATCAAACCTATGAGGGACCAGATCATCCGAGTAAAAAG GTATGAGAAGGTGCCAGTGATTCTGGTTGGAAACAAGGTGGACTTGGAGAGTGAGCGGGAGGTGTCTTCAGGTGAGGGTCAGTCACTGGCAGAGGAGTGGGGCTGTCCTTTCATGGAGACCTCAGCCAAGAGCAAAACCATGGTGGATGAAGTGTTTGCTGAGATTGTGCGGCAGATGGACTACGCGTCCCAACCTGACAAGGACGACCCTTGCTGCTCCTGCAATATACAATAG